From Armigeres subalbatus isolate Guangzhou_Male unplaced genomic scaffold, GZ_Asu_2 Contig2062, whole genome shotgun sequence, one genomic window encodes:
- the LOC134203696 gene encoding uncharacterized protein LOC134203696: protein MWTTLEEVQARLEDSEEAEEVAATECVPRVVASASTPGSREDVFLFTVLVKVVDAYANNLPILVDSVFGWVVTGSANLVHPAQQRFPSPSVVAVSMMTLEESMERFWKTEELTVCDSYSLEERHCEQVYQSTTSRDENGRYIVCLPKKADFDAMLGDSKNNALRRYDQLERRLDRDLKLKEEYHAFMKEYLSLSQMRLVETDDATYYPTYYLPHHLVMKENSTTTKVKVVFDGSARTSTGFSLNEALCVGPVVQDDLLSLILRFRTYPVALVGDIAKMYRQVDVHPENRSLQSILFRFSNGTPVQIYELLTVTRDVAN from the exons ATGTGGACCACTCTAGAAGAGGTGCAGGCTCGCCTGGAGGATTCCGAAGAAGCTGAGGAAG TTGCAGCTACTGAATGTGTTCCTCGAGTCGTTGCCAGCGCATCCACCCCCGGATCTCGTGAAGATGTGTTCCTTTTTACAGTTTTGGTGAAAGTCGTCGACGCGTACG CCAATAATCTACCAATTTTGGTGGACAGCGTGTTTGGATGGGTCGTTACGGGTTCCGCTAACCTGGTTCATCCCGCTCAACAACGATTCCCCAGTCCCAGCGTCGTCGCAGTCTCCATGATGACCCTCGAAGAAAGCATGGAACGATTTTGGAAAACGGAGGAGCTGACTGTTTGTGATAGTTATTCCCTAGAAGAACGTCATTGCGAGCAGGTTTACCAATCCACTACCTCAAGGGACGAAAACGGTCGTTACATCGTATGCCTACCAAAGAAAGCTGATTTTGATGCGATGCTTGGAGATTCCAAGAATAATGCTCTTCGGCGTTACGATCAGCTCGAACGTCGCCTTGATCGAGACTTAAAATTAAAAGAAGAGTACCACGCATTTATGAAGGAGTACCTCTCCCTCAGCCAAATGCGGTTAGTCGAGACGGACGACGCTACTTACTATCCAACATATTATTTGCCCCACCACCTCGTGATGAAGGAGAATAGTACTACCACAAAGGTAAAAGTCGTCTTCGATGGTTCAGCTCGTACTTCCACTGGCTTCTCATTGAACGAAGCACTATGCGTGGGTCCGGTGGTCCAAGATGACCTTCTTTCCCTCATCCTGCGATTTCGCACTTATCCGGTTGCCCTTGTCGGAGACATCGCTAAAATGTACCGGCAAGTAGACGTGCATCCAGAAAACCGATCTCTGCAAAGTATTCTGTTCCGATTCTCCAACGGTACTCCTGTCCAGATTTACGAACTTCTGACCGtaactagagatgtcgcaaattaa